The genomic region GGCGAAGACGCTCGCCTAACAATTGCCCGCGGAGCCAGCGATGCCGTTTCATCTCACAGTCGTGACGCCCGAGGGCGAGGCCTTCGACAAGGCCGTCGACTCCGTCGTGCTCCCCGGCAGCGAGGGCGAGTTCGGCGTGCTGTCCGGCCACGAACCGTTCATGACCGCGCTCCGCCCGGGCGCGATGCAGATCCAAGCCGGTGCCGAGACGCTCTACGCCGCGGTCGGACGCGGCTTCGCCGAGGTGCACGAAGGCGCAGCCAGCGTGCTCGTCAGCAGCTGCGAGTTCGCCCACGAGATCGACCGCTCGCGCGCCGAGATCGCGCGCGACCGCGCCCGCAAGCAGCTCGAAGAGATGCGCGGCTCGTCTGAGGGTGAGGCGGCCTACCAG from Deltaproteobacteria bacterium harbors:
- the atpC gene encoding ATP synthase F1 subunit epsilon, whose protein sequence is MPFHLTVVTPEGEAFDKAVDSVVLPGSEGEFGVLSGHEPFMTALRPGAMQIQAGAETLYAAVGRGFAEVHEGAASVLVSSCEFAHEIDRSRAEIARDRARKQLEEMRGSSEGEAAYQELQEAYSRAVARVAATDKFKG